One Mycolicibacterium goodii genomic region harbors:
- a CDS encoding macrolide-binding ATPase MABP-1 yields the protein MDDGLVSDIKRGSVARNAKLAGLAGGMAGRAALGFGKRLTGKSKDEVTAELMDKAAQQLFTVLGELKGGAMKVGQALSVMEAAIPEQYGKPYREALTKLQKDAPPLPAAKVHRVLDGQLGTKWRDRFTSFDDKPVASASIGQVHKGVWSDGREVAVKIQYPGADEALRADLKTIQRLVGVFKQLAPGADIQGVVDELTERTEMELDYRLEADNQRAFAKAYRNDPHFAIPAVIASAPKVVISEWMEGIPMSVIIREGTPEQRDLMGTRLTELTFGAPARLEMMHGDAHPGNFMLLPDGRMGVIDFGAVAPLPGGFPSSLGETIRLARDKNYDELLPTMERAGFLQKGQRVSIEEVEDMLRQYVEPIKVDVFHYTRKWIQKMAAGQMDNSVAQIKMARSLDLPANLAIPLRVIASTIAICCQLDAHVPVKAIATELVPGFAEEAA from the coding sequence GTGGATGATGGTCTGGTGTCTGACATCAAACGGGGAAGCGTGGCCCGGAACGCGAAGCTGGCCGGACTCGCCGGCGGCATGGCCGGCCGGGCTGCGCTGGGCTTTGGCAAACGCCTTACCGGCAAGTCGAAGGATGAAGTCACTGCTGAGCTGATGGACAAGGCCGCTCAGCAATTGTTCACCGTGCTCGGTGAGCTCAAGGGCGGCGCGATGAAGGTGGGCCAGGCGCTGTCGGTGATGGAAGCCGCGATCCCCGAGCAGTACGGCAAGCCCTACCGCGAGGCACTCACCAAACTCCAGAAAGACGCTCCCCCGCTGCCCGCCGCAAAGGTGCACCGTGTGCTCGATGGGCAGCTGGGCACCAAGTGGCGGGACCGGTTCACGTCGTTCGACGACAAGCCGGTCGCCTCGGCCAGCATCGGCCAGGTCCACAAGGGTGTGTGGTCCGACGGACGTGAGGTCGCCGTCAAGATCCAGTACCCCGGCGCCGACGAGGCGTTGCGCGCGGACCTCAAGACGATCCAGCGGCTGGTCGGCGTGTTCAAGCAACTGGCGCCCGGCGCCGACATCCAGGGTGTCGTCGACGAGCTGACCGAACGCACCGAGATGGAGCTGGACTACCGGCTGGAGGCCGACAACCAGCGTGCCTTCGCCAAGGCATACCGCAACGATCCGCACTTCGCGATCCCCGCCGTCATCGCGAGCGCGCCGAAAGTGGTGATCTCCGAATGGATGGAAGGCATTCCGATGTCGGTCATCATCCGGGAGGGCACCCCCGAGCAGCGTGACCTCATGGGCACCCGGTTGACCGAACTGACCTTCGGGGCACCGGCCCGGCTCGAGATGATGCACGGCGACGCGCATCCCGGGAATTTCATGCTGCTTCCCGACGGACGTATGGGCGTAATCGATTTCGGCGCCGTCGCGCCGCTGCCCGGCGGGTTTCCGAGCTCGCTCGGCGAGACGATCCGGCTGGCGCGGGACAAGAACTACGACGAGCTTCTGCCGACGATGGAGCGCGCCGGCTTCCTGCAGAAGGGCCAGCGGGTGTCGATCGAAGAGGTCGAGGACATGCTGCGCCAGTACGTCGAACCCATCAAGGTCGACGTCTTCCATTACACCCGCAAGTGGATTCAGAAGATGGCCGCGGGCCAGATGGACAACTCCGTCGCGCAGATCAAGATGGCCCGCAGCCTCGACCTGCCTGCCAACCTCGCGATCCCGCTGCGCGTGATCGCCTCCACGATCGCGATCTGCTGCCAGCTCGACGCCCACGTGCCGGTGAAAGCGATTGCCACCGAACTGGTTCCGGGATTCGCCGAAGAGGCGGCCTAG
- a CDS encoding ATP-dependent DNA helicase UvrD2 yields MVGMPLEAPSPTLDDLDDEQREAVLAPRGPVCVLAGAGTGKTRTITRRIAHLVASGHVAAGQVLAVTFTARAAGEMRGRLRALGQQTGVPTGAVQAVTFHAAARRQLQYFWPRLVGDTGWELLDSKFSVVAQAANRTGMQPSTDDVRDLAGEIEWAKASLITPEAYGAAVVKVGRDIPFDAQKVAAVYAGYEALKARRDGSALLDFDDLLLHTAAAIENDATVAQEFRDRYRCFVVDEYQDVTPLQQRVLDAWLGDRDDLTVVGDANQTIYSFTGATPRYLLDFSRRFPDAAVVRLERDYRSTPQVVSLANRVIAAARGRMAGSKLHLVGQRDHGPKPTFNEYPDEVAEAKGVAKAIQKLIESGTAPAEIAVLYRINAQSEVYEEALTEAGIAFQVRGGEGFFSRQEIRQALVALQRAAERDAEIPDLAVFVRELLEPLGLTAQPPAGTRARERWEALVALAELVEEEVALRPELDLRALVAELRQRADARHPPVVQGVTLASLHAAKGLEWDAVFLVGLADGTLPISHALAHGPDSEPVEEERRLLYVGVTRARVHLALSWALARTPGGRQGRRPSRFLNGIAPQTESSSGPDRPRRQRGPAPRCRVCNAALSTPPAIMLRRCETCPSNLDEDLLAELKEWRLRISKEMKVPAYVVFTDTTLMAIAETLPTDDAALVAIPGIGARKLEQYGEDVVALVRARANRHDS; encoded by the coding sequence ATGGTCGGCATGCCGTTGGAGGCCCCCAGCCCAACCTTGGACGATCTGGACGACGAACAGCGGGAAGCGGTGCTGGCTCCCCGCGGGCCGGTCTGTGTGCTCGCCGGGGCCGGTACCGGTAAGACCCGCACCATCACGCGGCGCATCGCCCATCTGGTGGCGTCCGGCCATGTCGCGGCCGGCCAGGTGCTCGCCGTGACGTTCACCGCGCGCGCGGCGGGGGAGATGCGGGGCAGGCTGCGGGCGCTCGGCCAGCAGACCGGGGTGCCGACGGGTGCGGTCCAGGCCGTGACCTTCCACGCGGCCGCGCGCAGGCAGTTGCAGTACTTCTGGCCGCGTCTGGTCGGGGACACCGGATGGGAACTGCTCGACAGCAAGTTCTCGGTCGTCGCGCAGGCCGCCAACCGCACCGGAATGCAGCCCAGCACCGACGACGTGCGTGATCTCGCCGGCGAAATCGAATGGGCCAAGGCATCTTTGATCACCCCCGAGGCGTACGGCGCCGCGGTTGTGAAAGTGGGACGCGACATCCCGTTCGACGCGCAGAAGGTCGCGGCGGTCTACGCGGGCTACGAGGCGCTCAAGGCGCGCAGGGACGGTTCGGCCCTGCTCGATTTCGACGATCTGCTGCTGCACACCGCCGCGGCCATCGAGAACGACGCCACGGTCGCCCAGGAGTTCCGCGACCGGTACCGCTGCTTCGTCGTCGACGAGTACCAGGACGTGACGCCGCTGCAGCAGCGGGTGCTCGACGCCTGGCTGGGGGACCGCGACGATCTGACCGTCGTCGGCGACGCCAATCAGACGATCTATTCGTTCACCGGGGCCACTCCGCGCTATCTCCTGGATTTCTCACGGCGCTTCCCCGACGCCGCGGTGGTACGCCTCGAACGCGACTACCGCTCGACGCCGCAGGTGGTGTCGCTGGCCAACCGTGTGATCGCGGCCGCCCGTGGCCGGATGGCGGGCAGCAAGCTACATCTGGTGGGCCAGCGGGATCACGGGCCCAAGCCGACGTTCAACGAGTACCCCGACGAGGTGGCCGAGGCCAAGGGTGTGGCCAAGGCGATCCAGAAGTTGATCGAATCCGGCACGGCCCCGGCGGAAATCGCTGTGCTGTATCGGATCAACGCCCAGTCCGAGGTGTATGAGGAAGCGCTCACCGAGGCCGGTATCGCATTCCAGGTGCGTGGCGGGGAAGGCTTCTTCAGCCGGCAGGAGATCCGTCAGGCGCTGGTGGCGTTGCAACGCGCCGCGGAACGGGATGCCGAGATTCCCGACCTCGCAGTCTTCGTCCGCGAACTGCTGGAACCGCTCGGCCTCACCGCGCAGCCGCCCGCGGGCACCCGGGCGCGCGAACGTTGGGAGGCGCTCGTCGCACTCGCCGAACTCGTCGAGGAAGAGGTTGCGTTGCGGCCCGAACTGGATCTGCGCGCGCTGGTGGCCGAACTGCGCCAACGTGCCGACGCGCGGCATCCCCCTGTCGTGCAGGGTGTGACGCTGGCGTCGCTGCACGCGGCGAAGGGGCTGGAATGGGACGCGGTGTTCCTCGTCGGCCTCGCCGACGGAACCCTGCCGATCTCGCACGCGCTCGCCCACGGTCCCGACAGTGAACCGGTGGAGGAGGAGCGCAGGCTGTTGTACGTCGGGGTCACCCGCGCCCGGGTACACCTCGCGCTGAGTTGGGCGCTGGCCCGCACGCCCGGCGGACGGCAGGGGCGACGCCCGTCGCGCTTCCTCAACGGCATCGCGCCGCAGACCGAGTCGTCGTCGGGTCCGGACCGGCCACGTCGTCAGCGTGGACCCGCACCGCGCTGCCGCGTCTGCAACGCGGCGCTGAGCACTCCGCCTGCGATCATGTTGCGGCGCTGCGAGACCTGCCCCTCCAATCTGGACGAGGACCTGCTCGCCGAACTGAAGGAATGGCGGTTGCGTATCTCGAAGGAGATGAAAGTGCCCGCGTACGTGGTGTTCACGGACACCACGTTGATGGCCATCGCCGAGACGCTGCCCACCGATGACGCCGCACTGGTTGCCATCCCCGGGATCGGGGCGCGCAAGCTCGAGCAGTACGGCGAAGATGTCGTGGCGCTGGTCCGCGCGCGGGCCAACCGCCACGATTCGTAA
- the whiB7 gene encoding transcriptional regulator WhiB7: MSIAMTAPTTGVAPMTCEKRPPAVPCHVGDPDLWFAENPGDLERAKALCADCPIRVQCLTAALERQEPWGVWGGEILDRGSIVARKRPRGRPRKDAGGNPAAA; this comes from the coding sequence ATGTCCATTGCGATGACTGCTCCGACCACGGGCGTCGCGCCGATGACATGCGAGAAGCGACCGCCGGCGGTGCCGTGCCATGTCGGTGACCCGGATCTGTGGTTCGCCGAGAACCCCGGCGACCTGGAGCGGGCCAAGGCCCTGTGCGCGGATTGCCCGATCCGGGTCCAGTGCCTGACCGCCGCGCTGGAACGGCAGGAGCCGTGGGGTGTCTGGGGTGGCGAGATCCTCGACCGCGGAAGCATTGTCGCGCGCAAGCGCCCGCGTGGGCGTCCGCGTAAGGATGCCGGGGGCAACCCGGCCGCCGCCTGA
- a CDS encoding CsbD family protein has product MTQHSKSDQARKGFIDSVKGTAKEVVGAVTGNDSLTAEGQLEKTQAKERREASRAAAVADAEAREARAEEAQAKADGAQKRAAVAAETAAVENTVRAQQAAEKREAEVAAQRDAERQKAQADLDAQREVQQADAAERSDVMVARQEAAEAAADHQDAVKESADVRARADRMRQEADKLTEQADLPGHEN; this is encoded by the coding sequence ATGACCCAGCACAGCAAGTCTGACCAGGCACGCAAGGGCTTCATCGACTCGGTGAAGGGCACTGCCAAGGAGGTCGTCGGCGCTGTCACCGGCAACGACTCGTTGACCGCCGAGGGCCAGTTGGAGAAGACCCAGGCCAAGGAGCGGCGGGAAGCGAGCCGTGCTGCGGCGGTCGCCGACGCCGAGGCCCGCGAGGCCCGCGCCGAGGAGGCACAGGCCAAGGCGGACGGCGCGCAGAAGCGTGCGGCCGTCGCCGCGGAAACCGCGGCCGTCGAGAACACGGTGCGCGCACAACAGGCCGCCGAGAAACGCGAGGCCGAGGTCGCCGCCCAGCGTGACGCCGAACGTCAGAAGGCGCAGGCCGACCTGGATGCGCAGCGTGAGGTCCAGCAGGCCGATGCCGCGGAACGGTCCGATGTCATGGTGGCGCGTCAGGAAGCCGCCGAGGCGGCCGCCGACCACCAGGACGCGGTCAAGGAGTCGGCGGATGTGCGGGCTCGTGCGGACCGCATGCGGCAGGAGGCCGACAAGTTGACCGAACAAGCCGATCTGCCCGGTCACGAGAACTAG
- the mrx1 gene encoding mycoredoxin Mrx1 has protein sequence MTTASSELIMYTTTWCGYCSRLKTALKAEGIPYTEVDIEADPAAAEFVGSVNGGNHVVPTVKFADGSTLTNPTIKQVKAKLG, from the coding sequence ATGACTACTGCTTCCAGCGAACTCATCATGTACACCACGACATGGTGCGGCTACTGCTCCCGCCTCAAGACCGCCCTGAAGGCTGAAGGTATCCCCTACACCGAGGTCGACATCGAGGCCGATCCCGCAGCGGCTGAGTTCGTCGGTTCGGTCAACGGTGGCAACCACGTGGTACCGACGGTCAAGTTCGCCGACGGTTCGACACTGACCAACCCCACCATCAAGCAGGTCAAGGCCAAGCTGGGCTGA
- a CDS encoding DoxX family protein, with translation MTAPTPAQLTAAPEARRLAAMLVGIGTLHFVAPKPFDSIVPAELPGSARFYTYASGVGELATGALLASRRTRKLGALAAVALFVSVFPANVNMVRLWWNKPWPMRLGAMARLPLQIPMITTALKVYRNS, from the coding sequence ATGACCGCACCAACGCCCGCGCAGCTCACCGCCGCACCCGAAGCACGTCGCCTCGCGGCGATGCTGGTCGGCATCGGAACCCTGCACTTCGTCGCACCGAAACCGTTCGATTCGATCGTGCCCGCCGAGCTGCCGGGAAGCGCGCGGTTCTACACCTATGCCTCTGGTGTCGGTGAGCTCGCCACCGGCGCACTGCTCGCCTCGCGCCGGACCCGCAAGCTGGGCGCACTGGCCGCGGTGGCGCTGTTCGTCTCCGTGTTCCCGGCGAACGTCAACATGGTGCGGCTGTGGTGGAACAAGCCGTGGCCGATGCGTCTGGGCGCGATGGCCCGGCTGCCACTGCAGATCCCGATGATCACGACCGCACTCAAGGTGTACCGGAACTCCTAG
- the nudC gene encoding NAD(+) diphosphatase gives MTVHRTFGLRNVPLLSRVGADRADALRTDIDAALAGWPDALLLRVDHRNQVLIANGQVVLDRADTIGDRPPENAVFLGRLKDGRHVWAVRGDLQAPEDRDLGTDVLDLRRAGQIFDDTSAQLVATATALLNWHDNARFSAIDGAPTRPAKGGWSRVNPLTGHEEFPRIDPAIICLVHDGHDRAVLARQTVWPERLFSILAGFVEAGESFETCVRREIAEEVGLDVTDVQYLGSQPWPFPRSLMVGFHAIGDPGQPFSFNDGEIAEAAWFTRDEIRRALDQGDWSSGLSAPHVRGDSSSRLLLPGSISIAREIIESWAALD, from the coding sequence ATGACCGTACACCGCACGTTCGGACTCCGTAACGTCCCCCTGCTGTCTCGGGTGGGTGCCGACCGCGCCGATGCCTTGCGCACAGACATCGACGCCGCGCTGGCCGGCTGGCCCGACGCGCTGCTGCTGCGTGTGGATCACCGCAACCAGGTGCTGATCGCCAACGGTCAGGTGGTGCTGGACCGGGCCGACACGATCGGCGACCGACCGCCGGAGAACGCCGTGTTCCTTGGTCGCCTGAAGGACGGCAGACATGTATGGGCGGTGCGCGGCGACCTGCAGGCCCCCGAGGATCGGGACCTGGGAACCGACGTTCTGGACCTGCGCCGGGCCGGGCAGATTTTCGACGACACCAGCGCCCAGTTGGTGGCGACCGCCACGGCGCTGCTGAACTGGCACGACAACGCGCGCTTCAGCGCGATCGACGGGGCTCCCACCCGGCCCGCCAAGGGCGGGTGGTCACGGGTCAACCCGCTCACCGGCCACGAGGAATTTCCCCGTATCGACCCCGCCATCATCTGTCTGGTGCACGACGGGCACGATCGGGCGGTACTGGCGCGTCAGACGGTATGGCCGGAGCGACTGTTCTCGATCCTGGCCGGCTTCGTCGAGGCCGGTGAATCGTTCGAGACGTGCGTGCGACGCGAGATCGCCGAGGAGGTCGGGCTCGATGTCACCGATGTGCAGTATCTCGGCAGTCAGCCGTGGCCGTTCCCACGGTCGCTGATGGTCGGATTCCATGCGATCGGCGATCCCGGGCAACCGTTCTCGTTCAACGACGGCGAGATCGCCGAGGCTGCATGGTTCACCCGCGACGAGATCCGCCGGGCGCTCGACCAGGGGGACTGGAGCTCGGGGCTTTCCGCTCCTCACGTGCGCGGCGACTCGTCGTCACGGCTCCTGCTGCCCGGCTCGATCTCGATCGCCCGGGAGATCATCGAGTCGTGGGCCGCGCTCGACTGA
- a CDS encoding translation initiation factor, IF2 family protein: MRITDVPIAVLRLQYQVARLPLQLIEDQVMTRLDPETPARLFYERSFGQLDATIGGALGAVDLRERGSALVERSNALLRAVQLEAEATVNTRQADAEFREAQAEASEDLAEARANREQDVKEARSTALQRKKAAEETKQKRAQAAKAKTDEVAAKREEVAETAKERKEAAINTVEQAKTKTARTKLADAQETRVEAAEKIVEADQIEEWAEAEKARRS; this comes from the coding sequence ATGAGGATCACAGATGTTCCGATCGCCGTACTGCGCCTGCAGTACCAGGTGGCCCGGTTGCCGCTCCAGCTGATCGAGGATCAGGTGATGACGCGGCTGGACCCGGAGACCCCGGCACGGCTGTTCTACGAGCGTTCGTTCGGCCAGCTCGACGCGACCATCGGTGGAGCGCTCGGCGCCGTCGACCTGCGGGAGCGCGGATCGGCGCTCGTCGAGCGCAGCAACGCATTGCTGCGGGCCGTCCAGTTGGAGGCCGAGGCGACGGTGAACACCCGGCAGGCCGACGCCGAATTCCGGGAAGCGCAGGCCGAGGCTTCGGAAGATCTCGCCGAGGCGCGCGCCAACCGGGAGCAGGACGTCAAGGAGGCCCGGTCGACGGCCCTGCAGCGCAAGAAGGCCGCCGAGGAGACCAAGCAGAAGCGTGCCCAGGCCGCCAAGGCCAAGACCGACGAGGTGGCCGCAAAACGCGAGGAGGTCGCCGAGACCGCCAAAGAACGCAAGGAAGCGGCCATCAACACCGTGGAGCAGGCCAAGACCAAGACCGCGCGGACCAAGCTCGCCGACGCGCAGGAGACACGAGTCGAGGCGGCCGAGAAGATCGTCGAAGCCGATCAGATCGAGGAATGGGCCGAGGCCGAGAAGGCCAGGCGTTCCTGA
- a CDS encoding potassium channel family protein → MAKGRLRRRLAAIDSNLTSQPDAALVDVLRIPEPFVSPGRKIAMRMLYALAALFAAVLIVYLDRHGYRDIGDTPDENDPLSFLDCLYYATVSLSTTGYGDITPYTESARLVNVLVITPLRVAFLIVLIGTTVETLTTQSRQALKIQRWRSKVRNHTVVIGYGTKGRTAVAAMVGDDVAPADIVVVDENAAALERARSAGLVTVHGDATKSDILRLASAQHAKAIIVATDDDASAVLVTLTARELAPKAKIIAAAREAENQHLLRQSGADSTVVSSETAGRLLGIATQTPSVVEMMEDLLTPDAGFAIAEREVSPKEEGGSPRHLHDIVLGVVRDGRLLRVDAPEVDALEAGDRLLYIRSADAER, encoded by the coding sequence GTGGCTAAAGGCAGGTTGCGGCGTCGACTGGCCGCCATCGACTCGAATCTGACTTCGCAGCCAGACGCCGCCCTCGTCGATGTTCTGCGGATTCCCGAACCGTTTGTCAGCCCCGGCCGCAAGATCGCGATGCGGATGCTCTACGCGCTCGCGGCGCTGTTCGCGGCCGTGTTGATCGTCTATCTGGACCGGCACGGCTACCGGGACATCGGCGACACACCGGACGAGAACGATCCGCTGTCGTTCTTGGACTGTCTCTACTACGCCACGGTCTCGCTGTCGACGACCGGCTACGGCGACATCACGCCGTACACCGAGTCCGCGCGGCTGGTCAACGTCCTGGTCATCACGCCGCTGCGGGTGGCGTTCCTGATCGTCCTCATCGGTACCACGGTGGAAACGCTGACCACCCAGTCGCGGCAAGCGCTGAAAATCCAGCGATGGAGGAGCAAAGTGCGCAACCACACCGTGGTGATCGGATACGGCACCAAGGGCCGCACGGCGGTCGCCGCCATGGTCGGCGACGATGTCGCGCCGGCCGACATCGTCGTCGTCGACGAGAACGCGGCCGCGCTGGAACGGGCGAGAAGCGCCGGGCTGGTCACCGTCCACGGCGACGCCACCAAGTCCGACATCCTGCGGCTCGCGAGTGCCCAGCACGCCAAGGCCATCATCGTCGCCACCGACGACGACGCGAGCGCCGTGCTGGTGACACTGACCGCCCGAGAGCTGGCCCCCAAGGCCAAGATCATCGCCGCGGCGCGCGAGGCCGAGAACCAGCACCTGCTGCGCCAGTCGGGTGCGGATTCGACAGTGGTGTCGTCAGAGACCGCGGGTCGCCTGCTCGGCATCGCGACGCAGACGCCCAGCGTGGTCGAGATGATGGAGGATCTGCTGACCCCGGACGCCGGGTTCGCGATCGCCGAACGGGAGGTCAGCCCGAAGGAGGAGGGCGGCTCACCGCGGCATCTGCACGACATCGTGCTCGGTGTGGTGCGGGACGGGCGCCTGTTGCGGGTCGACGCCCCCGAGGTCGATGCGCTGGAAGCCGGTGACCGGCTCTTGTACATCCGCAGTGCGGATGCCGAGCGATGA